Part of the Anoplopoma fimbria isolate UVic2021 breed Golden Eagle Sablefish chromosome 4, Afim_UVic_2022, whole genome shotgun sequence genome, ACTTGATTTGGGCAGACTGTCCGCTCGCAAGGCCCGTATCGATACTGAAGATAACAGTGTTAAGTACTGCGGTATAAATCTCAACACCGGAGACTTGATTGTACAAGAAAGGATTGACAGAGAGGGGCTTTGTGCGAAAAAGGCATCATGTGTTCTAAATCAGGAAATCGTTTTGGAAAACCCTTTAGAACTGCATCGTATTAGTATCCGTGTTCAAGATATTAACGACAATTCACCTCAATTTAAAGAGGAGTCACTTAAATTTGAGATTCACGAATCGGCGGACAAAGGTGCAGGCTTTCTCTTGGATGAAGCGCACGATGGAGACATCGGAGAAAATTCTGTGCAGAGCTACTCACTTCAGCAGAATgaccattttaaattaaatgtgaaaacaaagggGGGTGGGCGTAAATATGGTGAATTGGTATTAGACAAAGAATTAGATAGAGAGGACCAAAAAGAGATTATGTTATTGCTTACCGCATTCGATGGAGGCTCTCCTCAGAGATCAGGTACTGTAGTCATACACGTCACTGTACTGGATGCTAATGATAACGCCCCAGTGTTTAGCCAGGCCGTTTATAAAGCCAGTCTGCCTGAAAACTCTCCTCTGGATACATTGGTGATCACAGTGAGTGCTACTGATGCAGACGAAGGGATGTATGGGGAAGTTACTTACGGATTTCATTACGTTTCAGATGATAACCAAGTCTTCTCTTTAAACACTAAAACTGGTGAAGTTAAAGTTGCTGGATCTATTGATTATGAAAAAGAATCGTCATATGAAATGCAGATTACCGCAAAAGATGGTCTGGGATTAGCGTCATATGCAACCGTGATTATTGATATCACTGATGTAAACGACAACGCCCCTTTGATATATCTGAAATCATTGACCAATCCCATACCTGAGAACGTGTCACCTGGTACAGAGGTGGGCATCATCAACGTGCAGGACAGAGACTCTGAGACTAACAGACAGGTCCGCTGCTCCATTCAGCAAAACGTCCCTTTTAAGTTGGTTCCTtctattaaaaactattattctCTGGTGACCACAGGACAACTGGACCGTGAACTAGTGTCTGATTACAACATTACAATCACTGCCACTGACGAGGGCTCTccacctctgtcctcctctaaaACTGTTCAGTTATCTGTAGCAGACATCAACGACAACCCACCTGTGTTTGAGGAACAGTCCTACAGCGCttatgtgactgaaaataacaaacctgGCTCCACTTTATGTTCCGTTACTGCTCGAGACCCCGACTGGAGACAAAACGGTACAGTGATTTATTCTCTGTTAGCTGGTGAGGTGAACGGTGCCCCGGTGTCCTCCTACCTGTCTGTTAACGGAGACACGGGGGTGATCCACGCTGTGAGGTCGTTTGATTATGAACAGTTCAGGAGTTTTAAAGTCCACGTGATGGCCAGAGACAACGGTTCCCCTCCGCTCAGCAGCAACGTGACCGTCAGTGTCTTCGTATCGGACGTGAATGACAACTCTCCTCAGATACTGTACCCCGCCCCGGAGGGCAACTCCTTCATGACCGAGCTGGTCCCCAAAGCTGCACACGGAGGCTCTCTGGTGTCCAAAGTGATAGCGGTGGACGCGGACTCCGGACAGAACGCCTGGCTGTCCTATCATATAGTCAAATCCACTGATCCGGGACTTTTCACTATTGGTCTCCACAGCGGAGAGATCAGGACACAGCGGGACATTTCTGAATCTGACAGCATGAAACAGAACCTCATTGTGTCAGTGAAAGATAACggacagccctctctctctgccacctgttccatgtatttacttatttctgaTAACTTGGCTGAGGTGCCAGAACTGAAGGATATTTCTTACGACGAGAAGAACTCCAAACTGACCTCTTATCTGATCATCGCGCTGGTGTCTGTGTCCACCTTCTTCctgaccttcatcatcatcatactcGGTGTGAGGTTTTGTCACAGGAGAAAGCCCAGACTGTTGTTTGATGGAGCAGTTGCCATCCCCAGCGCTTACCTCCCTCCTAATTACGCAGATGTTGACGGCACAGGAACTTTACGCAGCACTTACAACTATGACGCCTACCTGACAACAGGTTCTAGAACCAGTGACTTTAAGTTCGTGTCCTCttacaatgacaacacactGCCGGCTGACCAGACTCTGAGGAAAAGTCCATCAGACTTTGCTGATGCGTTTGGGGATTGTGATGATTCCCCTGAGGTATGCACATGCTTCCTATTAtagatttacacacacacacacacacacacacacacacacacacacacacacacacacacacacacacacacacacacacacacacacacacacacacacacacacacacacacatccaagcTCTCAGTTGTCCACTATTTTCAACCGTGGGGGAAATTTGACTCTCGTCGCTTGtgtctctgtccatggtgctgaaatgtaatttactgaTTCCTGTTTGGGATCTTGGCTTCCATTCGGTATTCTGTTGTCATTTATAGGTCTTGCGTAGTTATTTTCTTGAGATTTCTCACAAACTATTGATTGAGGGgatttctttaatgttttctttctttttaattagtAGCTACTCCGAGCTTGTTTCATAGTAAGTCTTTGTTTCAGTCCCTTGAAATGAGACTTTAGTTGACCtagtttaataaaacattttcttgagattattttttatttatttttaactgcaaGTCACAAGAACAATTACAAAGATTGTTTTGTGGCAGTTGAAGATAACCGacaacactctctctctgccacctgTTGAATTCATTCAGGCAACTTGGCCCATGTTGCCAGAACTGAAGGCTATTTCTTGTGATGACAGAGCAGTTCTAGCTTCTTCTATCTGTCGGCACTCTTAATGCCTCTAAAACATTTCAGTTATAGTTTCATACAAATAATATCCATCAACTTCAGTTATGTTCTTTGTCCATAATTCAGTGTTTGTCCTTCTGTTTGAATGGATTGTCTGCGAATTCaactttgattttcttttcttttttaagtaaCTCTTCCGG contains:
- the LOC129089894 gene encoding protocadherin beta-15-like isoform X3, translated to MGYRTFALLSGLAFIFLVLHPVNGDVSYSMPEEMKRGSVIGNIAQDLGLDLGRLSARKARIDTEDNSVKYCGINLNTGDLIVQERIDREGLCAKKASCVLNQEIVLENPLELHRISIRVQDINDNSPQFKEESLKFEIHESADKGAGFLLDEAHDGDIGENSVQSYSLQQNDHFKLNVKTKGGGRKYGELVLDKELDREDQKEIMLLLTAFDGGSPQRSGTVVIHVTVLDANDNAPVFSQAVYKASLPENSPLDTLVITVSATDADEGMYGEVTYGFHYVSDDNQVFSLNTKTGEVKVAGSIDYEKESSYEMQITAKDGLGLASYATVIIDITDVNDNAPLIYLKSLTNPIPENVSPGTEVGIINVQDRDSETNRQVRCSIQQNVPFKLVPSIKNYYSLVTTGQLDRELVSDYNITITATDEGSPPLSSSKTVQLSVADINDNPPVFEEQSYSAYVTENNKPGSTLCSVTARDPDWRQNGTVIYSLLAGEVNGAPVSSYLSVNGDTGVIHAVRSFDYEQFRSFKVHVMARDNGSPPLSSNVTVSVFVSDVNDNSPQILYPAPEGNSFMTELVPKAAHGGSLVSKVIAVDADSGQNAWLSYHIVKSTDPGLFTIGLHSGEIRTQRDISESDSMKQNLIVSVKDNGQPSLSATCSMYLLISDNLAEVPELKDISYDEKNSKLTSYLIIALVSVSTFFLTFIIIILGVRFCHRRKPRLLFDGAVAIPSAYLPPNYADVDGTGTLRSTYNYDAYLTTGSRTSDFKFVSSYNDNTLPADQTLRKSPSDFADAFGDCDDSPEQKPPNNDWRFTQGPRPGPSGATGGPEVAMGTGPWPQPPTEAEQLQALMAAANVSEATATLGPGTMGLSTRYSPQFTLQHVPDYRQNVYIPGSTATLTSNPQQQQQQQLQQQQQQQQQQQQQQATAQQAAQQALPPPQASAQSEPPKAAQTPASKKKSTKKEKK